A window of Glycine soja cultivar W05 chromosome 13, ASM419377v2, whole genome shotgun sequence genomic DNA:
AACAGCTCATACATTTTCTCTAGTTGCTTCCATTACAGTTAGTTAAACAAGACATCCATTCACACAGGTGCATTCAGCAAAATGAAATATTAACCCAATATACTAAAATGAATGTACCAATTTAACTATGAATAAAGGAACCAGACTATCAAACAATGCAAAAGTAGAAAACAGTAGAACATTTATTTTActgaaaattatcaaatatctCAACAAATTATAGTTTTTGACAGGCTGATGCATCAGAGAAATGTCGCTTCAACTGATCTATCCGTGACTTCAATGGTTAAACTTGTTCTGGTTTGCCATTAActgtaataattttgtttatatttcctatatgaatcaaatgaataaaactATTACATGAAAGGAATTATTAAACCTCCCAAATCATTCTAGGAACCACTAAGGAGTGAGGAGAATACATTAAGCAGAAATCAGAAAAACCTGTAACACAAAAATGTGTATAGCAAAGAATATGTCTCCATGTCAAGGGTTTCAATGAGGGAAGCTCGCTCAATATCCTAAGACACAAGTTCAGCAGTAAGTCCACAACAACACCCaacaataatttgtaatttttctccaATTCAAGCAAACCATTGTTAAGTCTGCATTAAGCCTTAAGCACCCTGCAGATTTTTTCTCCCTTCCATTCATGATTGATTTCTTCGCTCATTCTTCCAAGAATTTTTTGCAACTTCAGCAGATGAATCATTGGAATCTCCACTACCATCCTTTGGTTTGGAGAAGAAAGGATCCCATTCATGAGGTCCTACCTCATGCTCTCCCTCAGGCAACAAAGCATATTTCCAACTGTTCTCCTCAATGAAGTTGTCATCTGTGCGACCTTCAATAATATCCTTCCTCAAATTTGTAACCTTGTCAATTACTGCTTGCACCGCAACATCAAATGCATCTTTAAGAGTTTCTAATTTGGAGCGAGGATCAGCATATACTAGTCTTGGAATGAGACTAATGACCTCTTCTCTCATGATCTTCACCTGCTCAGGAGGTATCTGActaagcctttcctctatacTGATATTCCTCTTGCGGATATCATCCTCTGGAATGAAGACAGAATACTTAGTGTAATTCTTGGGAAGATGCCAAGTATATTGTGTATATGCTGAGCCAGGATGGAAGAAAACAGGTATACAACCAGCCAACATTGAATCAAAAGCAGATCTTCGCGTGTACGAATCACCCTGGGGTTGCAAGCAGAAAAGTGAGCTTTGAAACATCTGCATTATGCTGCTGGGAGAATGACATTTGCTTTCGCCAAAGTCGCATTCCAACAGCTTACAAACATTTGACCTTCTGCATTGATCAATTAACTGACCCCTGATTGATTTGGGGTTGCCAGGACGGGGAGCACCAGCAAAGGAGAAAAGCCACTTCCTATCTAGTTGCCTCATTCTATCTTGCCACATGAACACATCAGCATCCTTTGCAGGGTGGAAGTATGTAGGATACGGAATTCCAAAATCATTTGCATTCCAAGGGCTGGACTCAACCACAAGCATTGACATATTCTTTGCTGCTGGTAAAAACAGAAGCTTATTGCCCCAATCCGATTCTTCCTCAGATAGTCTCCTGAAATCCCATGTTATCCTTCCCGCAACAAGAAAATGGTCTCTTCCATTCATTGTGCTCCACTCTGGCCTCTTCATGAGCCAGTGAACCAGATCAAGCGAAGCAGCATCCCTCATTGAAATATTATAACCCCAAAGATAACGTGCTATGTCAAATCCAGCATAAAAGGGCACAAAAACCGCAGCAGCAATGGAGGAATCATTTGTCAAGCACTCATACTGCTTCATCCGGTTGCCAAATATCACATCAACAGCAAACTGATTAGTAGCATACCAGCCAGTATTAGAGAACACCCCTTCAGCATTCTCAAGGGGCGGACCAAGGCCAGCATTGGTGGTGAACTTACACATATTAGTCCAAAGACTCAAACTTTTGCACTCCTTCAACATATCCTCATTAAACCTGGAGGGAAGGTCATGCACATAAATGTACCTCCCCCCACAGGGATCACTCTTGTTTTCAGAAGCTCTCATTGCTCtcataaaagggaaaatattcTCGGCGCGAGGGGTGTCAGTGTCAGCATCACTCCGCCGCACATCGGGATCAGGTAAGCCAATCTTTCTAGGAGAGGCTTGCACTTGATGGATTGGGGGAGGTTCATAACCAACAGAAACAGGTGTTGTTGATAGGGTTGAGTGATCTAGATCAACATGATTATTATAACTATTCTTTCTACTGCTATTGGCATTGGTATCATCTCCTGAAAGTAccacaaaatggaagtaaagGAGCAAAAACCAGAAGAAAGCAGAAAGGGATGCTAAACAGCAAAGGCGGGAATTCTGGTTCTTTGCTGCTGCCCCTTTTTCCATTTGGTCAGGGCGCTTTCTCATTGCAtttcaattcaaacaaacaaacactgATTCATAAGGGTCACAGCCAAATCGAAAAACCTGATACAACAGAGATTGTGATTGCTGAGTAATCTGAGAGCTCAAAACaaagggaaggaaaaaaaaagagtacaaCTTTGCAGGTATGCTAAATACTAAAGAGTGATCACAACAAGACAAGGAAATGTGAAATTGACGTTGTTGGAATGAAATCAACAACGAGTGATAGACAGCACTTgacagagaaaaagaaaagaggaatGAATGAATGAGGAGTGACcttgtttgtttgaatttgtTCCTTAGATTAGGCAAAACGAAATCGTATGatcaaaagagagagagagatggtgACATacaaagagagagaggaatCGAGCATATGAAGGAGTGAATTTTGCAGAGAGATTGATAAATGAAGGAGAGAGGGAGGGTGGCGCATGTTAGTAACGAGCGCGGGGGATTGTCTTACATGTCGGTGTCGTGTGAGATTGCGACGCGTAGGGTTGATGAAAGTGTGAGGTTGTTCCCATCATTTTGCATTGCATGAATTTTGTAATAACTCCGCGTCAATAACTTGGGGCTACCAACAAATCCCCAAGTTTATGTCTTCCactcatcattttttattttattttatttttaaaactttcaataatttctttttttttaagtactaGCGCATATTAggtgaatataaaatataacaaaaaactaCAGTTTATTCAAACGATTAAAAAACATCCAAATCTCACACCGACTGCTTCACTTCTTAAAGTGCAACTTATATAGTTTATATATCCGTTAGACAACTTCACTactaagatgaaatctaacacGTACATTATCAATGTGTTATATCCTCCTTTTTGGGTTTCCTTTGAATAGAAAAGGTATAACAAATCATTTTTCTCAATAAATCACCATTAGGGAGTTTAGCAATTTGCAACCTTTTACACTTTAAAAACCCTACTTTTGCTCAAGGctactttctttccttttctttataatatttatttattggtatGAATTTAACATTTATCCAatgacttttttatatatacagtaAAATTCTTTCCTTTTTCAAAGTTATTCAATTTCCATTTCTACGGAAAAATAGATTAATTCCaagatttatataaattatgttatttttatgctATAAAAAGGCATAATGAAATGGATTAatttatagtaataaaaaattattcgaaTAAATTAGATTGGTGGGCTCATGCAACGGACTAGGTCCCTAACATACGTGTCAAAGACATTTTGGTCGCCTTATATCGTATATAAGTTGGTTTTTTGGAAGGCATTTTTTTATATCGtatataagttgtttttttcttcagcTGTCAAAGACAGGATCAACAAGGGAGGTTGATTGGAAGTTTGAACCTGCCGAGGACTAAACAAGTGCATAAAAGAGAACACATCATTGGAaatgtgtcatttttttatatcgTATAGAATGACATTGAATTTGATCCAAAGACGTCTACGTTCGGAAATCAACAAGTATCTGGattttattatcatcatcaaccATGATCACACATTCTACAGATTATGAAAGGAAGATATAAAAGCatttcagatttttttaaatagtgaaatTAAATGGTGGTAGTACAAGCAAGACAGAAAAATGATTCAGGATCAAACATCCAAAGAATCTTACGGCCAAGAATCTGGAGTGACCCTTTCACTGATAGTAGAACCAAATTGTGGGCCTCCTTTCCTATATGAGATAAGAAACTCAATAGGGTATCCCTTCAGCTTGTGAGGAACAATTCCAAGATCATTGAAAGTCAAAGCTGCAAATttcatcaaacaaaaaatgtgGGACATAAGAGACACAGTTCTATAATGTctcgagaaaaaaaaatgacctTATGATCAAATAAAGAAACTTACCATTTTCTGAAACAACGGTATCTGTAGTCAAAGCCTGGATCTTATCCAGATTTAATATCTCAGGAACAGGTAGTGGAAAGGGGACCTTGTTTAGTAATATTTCTCTTGGTGTTGCCAATGCCTGAAATCAAACATACCATACACAACGTTGGCATTTTACAAAACCACAGCTTCACACTATAAACTCGCAACATTAAACGAGAATTCATCACCCGTAACGTAAGCAGCCAATACCCAGCTAAAACAAGAAAGGACCAAATGATAGCTATCTTTCAACTCACAAATGTGATTCAGAGCTGCAAACTAGGAGCCTTATGCcacataaatagttaaatacACAGCAAATTATCTCAAATCTATGTTTGATTGCAAGTTCATCTACATTTTAAGAGTAGGGATTTGaacaaattttatttgactGGGGGAATATTGCCTTGTTGCCATGAATGATAATCTGATGGGGACCAAGAATGGTTGGgtattattatttcaaatagAAAAAGAGATTGGCAGATTAATCTAAGATATGATAAGTTGTTGGTCTATGAGTTGGGCTCTATTACAATCCCAGTTACATATTTACTTTTGAACTGGATACATAAGAAACAAAGTGAATTCAATATgcatcaaaattttataaatgtgaaactCCTAGAATTGTATTCTATTTATAAATATCTCAAACAATATTAACCCCACAAGACCAAAGGTGTGTTCATTACTGGCTTGGCTTTCCAATGGTAAGTAGACATCAACAAATTAGAAGTGGTTAACACTTAACACACCTTTGCAATGGGGAAAGGCACCTTCACATATCGAGGCCATTCTCGAATTGTATCAAACATAACGTCTGCCTGCAATTAACACAGATTCTACATCATTTCAACAATTTCTTCTTCCAACTTTTCCCCAACAAATAGAACCTCTTGTTTTGACAagatatgaaatataaaattctaAATTGCAAAACAATAAAGAGATAAAGAGTTTACCAATTCATGCACAGTAAAGATCTCTGGACCACCCAGTTCATAAATTTTTCCCATGCTAGTGCCATCATCCTTCAAGAGTGAAGTGAGTGCAGCAGCAACATCAATAACATAAACAGGTTGGATCCTGCAATAATTGCATTtgtcagataaaaaaaatgaatttcaaagCTGAAAGAAGTCAGAACCACTAACAACACAATTCACTttggtaaaaaaagaaaaaaaaagattgaagttCATAGTAATTGCCTAATAGATTTATACATACTTTGTGCTCCCATCTCCAAACAACGGAAGAAAGCCATACTTTTTAGCAAAATGAGCCCATGGATTCAAAATCCGATCCTCTGTACCAATCATTACAGCAGGTTTCAAGATTGTGGCCTGTAGAGGTTAGCATTAGAATTCTGATATTATACTATTAACTCTTGCAACATGGCAAAGCATGAAAATGCCCCATATTCCAGTGCAAAATGACCACACATATCAAATGTTTTTTACATCATCATTTACATGAAAACCAATATGTATTTATAATTGGTTATCTGGTATACAATCAATCATCACTTGCAGTGTGTTTGGTTAGAGGGAAATGAAGGGGAAGAGAGGCAAGGGagagttttttcaattttactgGTTTAAAAATATGGGAGGGAAGGGGAAATAAAGAGGCTCAATTCCCTCGCCTCCTATTTGTATCCCCTTCAATATTGGGGGTTTTGGATAGTAAGTGGTTTATAATTCCTGAACTTTCCAGACTAAACTGTccccaaattttattttacctttcaTCTCCTCCATTACTATTAATAAGTGTCAGTATATTATCCTTATTTTCCCTCCCCTCTACTTCATTAAAATCTCACCTCTCCTCCCCTTCCCTTCCTTGAACCAAACACACTGTTAAAAACaggataaataaagaaataaataaacaaacaactaaataaataaaacacttTCTGAAGAAATTTGGACAAGTAGCAAGTTAATGATATCAAACTATCTTTTTACTTAATATATTTAGGAGAGTGCTAAATAAACTCCAAAACCTTACAAAGAATGAGtcaatcatttttcatttaccatttctttataaaataatagaagCCAAGACAAAGACAAAGACAATCAATAGTTCAtactaatataattaatgtaccAGGGTgctaaaagaaatatattggCAGGGTCTTTGACTTCCATAATTcagtataatttgtttttatattttttaagaaaaaacatcAATTAATTTCATCCACAAACTTATTAAAACAAGAATGTGGCCTTTTGGGAATGGATTTTCTCATGTTGAATTTATCATGTTAAAAATTTGTGTTTACCATTCACAAATTTTGTAGGTCCCACCTATGTAATGTACATGAAGAGAGAGACAATTTTCAAATGACAAGGTCATGTGAAAATACAACATGAGAGGATTCATTCTCTAGCCTTTCTTGTTTACCCTCAAATGTAAATGGCTAGAGTGAAAAACTGCTGCTCTTACACATGATAAAGGAACTAGAACTCTAGAAGTAAATTATTTAGTCTGGACACTGAGAAAATTAAATGTACCTCAGGTAGTTCCCTTAAAATCATTTCCTCAGCAGCTGATTTAGTTCTGAGCATCCTAGATGGAGATGAAGGAGATGCACCTAAACAAGAAACTTGAATAAATCTCAGGATACCACCATGCTCTTTGGAAATCTGCAACTCACAGACCATTACtatacaattaataaaattaaaaaaccagGTCAAGTTAGGATAGGAAACcacaaaactttaaaataatacaaatattcaAACTAAGCCATGCTTTGCATGGCTCCATATTAGGTCACTTAATATGGACTAACCATCACAATTGTCTTATGCCTCTGACTCAATACTCAAACGAAATcccttaaaaaatagtttataaagcAAAGCTTGCAAGTTGCTAGACACTCCTCAGCCCACATGAACCGCTTTGAACTTATACACTTAATATTTTCCTCGGGCAAACTCATTTTACTCAACCAAGCAcaccaataaaattttaaattgattgtaAAATTGTTTTGGGAGACTTTCTTTTACATAATTCAAATTTCGAGCCATGGCACAGcagtaaagttgtgccttggtgatcggttggtcatgggttcaaatccacaaacagtctctttgcatatgcaagggtaaggctgtgTACAATGATCCTCCTCCATACCTTCACATAGCAAGGAGCCTCAGGACACTGGGGACTGGGGTACGTTAGTTTTATTCCAGTATCATGATAGGAGGCACTATTTAAAGAGAACAGTTGAACACTGATCCAGCATACCCCTCTACAATCTACACAAGTGCAGCACCACTTTTTGGGGGTAGAGGGAGCAACCAGAATAGTTACAAAACATGTAAAGAACTTAATATGCAGTTTGAGACACTGCCACACAGAAAAATTTAGACATGACCCACATTTGCCACTTGGAATAATTACTAGTTGACCagattacataataaaataaacaaattcttAAGAAACTCCCACAACAGATAAACTTGACATGTTGACTTTCTCTGACCCTTTTCTCTCAAAGGTTCTTGAACATCctaaattatacaattaaatttatttgcctTTTAAGAACTACAATGAGCTATTGTTATTACGTATCAGAAATAAACATCAATAAGCAAGCATGCACATAAAAAGAAATGTTTTAACCGAGAAAGAGCGAAAAGCAAGTGAATGATGACAGCAAATGTAAAAGAACATACCTTTGCTAGTTGCTCAGCCATGTGATAGTGCACTTCTTCAAAGCTGTAGTTTCTTGTCTCATAATCCCTTCCTGCCAACAACCAAATAAGGCAGAATGAGTGTGTGATTGAAACACAAAGAGTCGTATACTTCAACATATTGAAACATTCAAAGCGTAAAATTACAAGACAAGATGTATACCAATAAGGTTGATAACAACATTGGCCTTAGCCATCACAGCTTTTACTGAACTTTCATCCCTTGGATTGTATTTCATGGGTACAATCTGGGCATATTAATCACTGGAAGGTTAGCACAAATAGCAGATAGAAATAATCCACACACATAGCACTATTAACCTTTCCATTCTGaccaaaaagaaagaggaggCAAGAGAGGACTCTACACATATAAAAACATTATCTTAACTACCTGTCCCAAATCCCCCATCAATTTGAGATGTCGGGGATTATCTTCAGAGCCTCGGAAAGGAACTAGGACTTGAGATCCCATTTTAGCTAGACAAGGGAAACAACATCACCAAAAACAATCAACACAATACAGTTAGGGGGGAAAAGTAAAAGCTGTAACAGAATTCattccaaaatattttatttacaggaaaaaaaaatttaacattctgataacatttttctaaaacaattataaatccCAGAAACATACATACCAAGTTGTTGGACAACATAACGACCTAAGAATCCAGTTGCCCCAAATACTGTAGCAATAATGCCACTGCAAAAAGAATTGCTTTCAAGCATTACTTTATCAACCTAGCAGCTGTATAAGCTAACAAGACTACTTTAACAATGCATCAACATCTTCTAAGCCTTcacttaaattaaaaagaaaagaaaaaaagcaaaggTAAAAAAGAGAATTCAAGTGTTAAGTAAATCAAGTATAGAAGATCAAAAGAAGAACAGAAGATTTTAATTCTCCATAAGATGTACCTAATCATTCATGGTCAATTAACCATAATTCATAATGTAAGACTCTTTTTCAAAATGACAACCCTTTCTATCCAATCATAATGCTCAATAACCAAATTAAACAAAGAGAATCTAGCCTTTAGAAGAACAATTAAACCTAGACTTAAAACTTCATTAAAATGGCTCAAAGCACAACAAAAATCCATGACATGACTTCAAAaagatataatattaaatgccATAGACCCAGCCAAATAAGTCAATTAGTGATAACACAAAAGATTATTTACAGTGTCTGATCCTTTTTAAACATGCAAAATCAATCTACAGTTACAGTTGAGTTGTATCAAACCATTCTTGCAATATTGTCTTGAACATCACTTCATCCTAAGAAACACAACTTCGTTTGTTGAAAACTCTAATAAAATTCCTATAGCATAGGAACTTCATCCAATTAGGAAAATTAATATGATCTCCTTCTATACAACATAAATCAAGAGGTGAAAAATCACCTATACTAAGCATCTAAGTGCAGTAACACCAGCTCAAAATTAACAGGCAATGGAGAAATTACAAGTTGTTGGCCACACTCTCACTCTAGAGTTCAGACTAcagtttagtttagttttgtTGCTCATGCAAGTCCTGCATGGTCATAATCGGATCCCATAAATCGAGTCCATGGCATTGCATCCCCAACCAAGAAACTCACTCCCATCAAGCTTAAGCGAAATAGAATTCTCAAGCCTCATCTATACCATTCATATAGCTCTCCAGGATCTGCTTCAATAAATCAAGGACTTATTTAACAATCCAAGCCCAATCCACTTGACAATACAAGTAACACCAAAGTCACAAGCCTCACTTGACAGCTCAGAactcatataataaataaatctaaattCTAAACCCGTTTCGTTTTCCTTTACATGTTTCCCCAATCTTCGAGGACCTAAACACTTCTTTTACTTGAAAATGTAGGTCCTCAACCAACAATAATGATAAATCAAGTAATCTCATTACgaaaatccaaaaaacaaaaaaaacaaaaaacaaaaaaaaaacctagagCGAGAATGAAGAAGGAGTGAGGTAAACCTGACGGAGGATCGTCCACCAGTGCCCTTACGAACGAGGTGACCAACTCCCTTGGTGGCGAGGGTAGAAACGTAACGCTCGTGATCCATTCCATAATCTGAAACAACAAATCACAATTAGCTGAAAACAAAGCTGAGTTAGAGCGAGACGCAAACATTACTCGGAAATGGAAGATTACGGTGATCGGAAATTGGATAGATGGACTTGAGCGACGTCGATGGCCTCAGCGATTGCTGCCCTAAGCGCCTAGCAATGGTCTGCATCTTACCGTGCCCACACTCACACACAACGCAACAGAAGAAGAAACTCAACACAAATGTAATTGGGACTGTGGAGGGTGCACGCGAACGTTGTCAACGACCTAAGTTGGGCTCCATGTTATAGTGAGCCCAGATCTGTGCTCCATCAATTCCCTTGGGGGAACTACTTTGCACACCCAAGTTTTTCTGGTACACCCAAcaacttcttttgttttttcaaaattaccccTTTTTAAAGACATACAGATTGCAAATTCGTATGAAGAATTCATACAGATTGACAATCCATATGATTCTTACGGATTCTAAATCCATAAGaatcatacggattgtcaatctgtaTGAATCCTTCATACGAATTCACAATTCGTAACGACAAATCCATAAGGCCAACCTTCCCTATCTCCTCCTCACCAACTCCGCTACACCACCTCCGCTGCACTACAGCACCGCCACCTCCTTCATGGCCATTGCCCTCCCTCTGGTCACGTGAGGTCACCGCCAACCTCCTTCGTGTGAGGTCACCACAGATCGTCGTGTGAGGTACCTTCGCTCCTCCTTCATCGTCACGCGAGCGCCTGTCCCTCATGACACGCTGCGAAGCACCTCCTCCTCACGCCGCATGCATCCTTTGTCGCCGTCAACCTTGTTGTAGAGGTCCATGGTCTTATGGAATACGAATTCATAATGGCCTTATGGATTGCGAATATGTAATGACCTTACAAATTGGTAATCCATATATGTTTCCTATAAggatatttttggtttttcaccCTAAATGCTGGGTGTACCAGCAATTATGTTGGTGCCCAAAGCAATGCCATGCCCTTGGGCTGTGAAGCCCcttcaaatcatttttttatattaataaataattatggcTACATTTTAATTGTAGTCCCTTTAATATGTGATTTGCAATTTTGTTcttcacattttaatttttattcaaacttcAATTTTCCATacgttttagtttttttattttagtacaaTTAATCCTAGACTTAAAATATACCATCAagaaatactttaaaaaatcaaaatgtaaagataaaagaaaagaatgcatgcaaatttgAGAAATGAAccataattacaaattttataaaatctggGAACTAAAATCACTGGAAAAATAAGAGAACTAAAATCGTAAATGATACAAACCactagttgattttttttatattatacttaagtgattcttggtttgagtgtttatttttttttaaaaaaaataatttttattttcaaattttcaagatTTATAAAACATGTATCAAGAAGTAAGTACTCTAGAGTCTCCGCGttttaactttttcataaaAGACCGAAAATGTTGATTtgctgttttcaatttttagtctattttttaaaatatttttagagaaaatattttataaattttaagcaaacatatttatctcttattttctgtttttttaaatgaaaacaaaaaacactcaAACTAAACACCACCATAAACTTCCATCAATTTTATAACATGACAGTGTATCTTGATTACTAATATacttttttcttgatttatgATGCTATTACATTAATTAAGCAAAATTAGTAtaatgtcaaaaaataaaaatatcaatcttATTTGAGCCGGATAGATACGCGACAACTTTGTTTCCTATTCAagctataataatattttttgtaattttactggGAAAATA
This region includes:
- the LOC114382667 gene encoding xyloglucan galactosyltransferase MUR3-like; this translates as MRKRPDQMEKGAAAKNQNSRLCCLASLSAFFWFLLLYFHFVVLSGDDTNANSSRKNSYNNHVDLDHSTLSTTPVSVGYEPPPIHQVQASPRKIGLPDPDVRRSDADTDTPRAENIFPFMRAMRASENKSDPCGGRYIYVHDLPSRFNEDMLKECKSLSLWTNMCKFTTNAGLGPPLENAEGVFSNTGWYATNQFAVDVIFGNRMKQYECLTNDSSIAAAVFVPFYAGFDIARYLWGYNISMRDAASLDLVHWLMKRPEWSTMNGRDHFLVAGRITWDFRRLSEEESDWGNKLLFLPAAKNMSMLVVESSPWNANDFGIPYPTYFHPAKDADVFMWQDRMRQLDRKWLFSFAGAPRPGNPKSIRGQLIDQCRRSNVCKLLECDFGESKCHSPSSIMQMFQSSLFCLQPQGDSYTRRSAFDSMLAGCIPVFFHPGSAYTQYTWHLPKNYTKYSVFIPEDDIRKRNISIEERLSQIPPEQVKIMREEVISLIPRLVYADPRSKLETLKDAFDVAVQAVIDKVTNLRKDIIEGRTDDNFIEENSWKYALLPEGEHEVGPHEWDPFFSKPKDGSGDSNDSSAEVAKNSWKNERRNQS
- the LOC114382599 gene encoding NADH dehydrogenase [ubiquinone] 1 alpha subcomplex subunit 9, mitochondrial — its product is MQTIARRLGQQSLRPSTSLKSIYPISDHHYGMDHERYVSTLATKGVGHLVRKGTGGRSSVSGIIATVFGATGFLGRYVVQQLAKMGSQVLVPFRGSEDNPRHLKLMGDLGQIVPMKYNPRDESSVKAVMAKANVVINLIGRDYETRNYSFEEVHYHMAEQLAKISKEHGGILRFIQVSCLGASPSSPSRMLRTKSAAEEMILRELPEATILKPAVMIGTEDRILNPWAHFAKKYGFLPLFGDGSTKIQPVYVIDVAAALTSLLKDDGTSMGKIYELGGPEIFTVHELADVMFDTIREWPRYVKVPFPIAKALATPREILLNKVPFPLPVPEILNLDKIQALTTDTVVSENALTFNDLGIVPHKLKGYPIEFLISYRKGGPQFGSTISERVTPDSWP